The Babylonia areolata isolate BAREFJ2019XMU chromosome 22, ASM4173473v1, whole genome shotgun sequence genome contains a region encoding:
- the LOC143296919 gene encoding 3-galactosyl-N-acetylglucosaminide 4-alpha-L-fucosyltransferase FUT3-like, with amino-acid sequence MGRKRQLFLALLLFGLCVLIVKTFYVFVISDHRQTVKETAAPLLRHEGAGILEVSDGRSSERSKAAVESRTFEDHAAHGTASPERSNTASFNVRLPPDSRYMSKAIIATAPVSPQKKLIVVFNRPEWLFSGDPHYQKVFDTCPYSCTMTDDRRQLSVADAVWVDVGRLNDPVPPPNRPPHQMWVAYNIESPIHFLGHFYSPAWKSVFNRTFSYRTDSDFFRPYGDFELRTEPAWKNYTQIMLNKTKPVAWFVSNCGTSSRREQYVNAMRKHIDIDVYGNCGQFHCPGLAEEKCFRFLNDTYYFYLAFENSYCGDYVTEKLFKTYRNLNIIPVVRGGVNYTRYLPPNTYLDAANFSSPQHLAQYLKSLMKDVNTYTGMLRTKDHFYTSYTSWVRPNLKPFCQMCQTLQVSPPPTKTYPDIHEWTNKGKCWTPSDL; translated from the coding sequence ATGGGCCGCAAACGTCAGCTTTTCCTCGCTCTCCTCCTGTTTGGACTATGTGTGTTGATCGTCAAGACGTTTTACGTTTTTGTCATCAGTGATCACCGTcagacagtcaaagagacagCAGCTCCACTACTGCGCCACGAAGGAGCAGGCATACTGGAAGTGAGCGACGGAAGAAGCTCGGAAAGAAGCAAAGCAGCGGTTGAATCCAGAACGTTCGAGGACCACGCGGCACACGGCACAGCCTCTCCTGAACGATCAAACACTGCTTCATTCAACGTCCGCCTCCCGCCTGATTCGCGATACATGTCCAAAGCCATCATCGCCACTGCTCCTGTCTCGCCTCAGAAGAAACTGATCGTTGTGTTCAACCGTCCGGAATGGTTGTTCAGCGGAGACCCCCACTACCAGAAGGTGTTCGACACCTGTCCTTACTCCTGCACCATGACAGACGACAGACGTCAGCTGTCCGTAGCGGACGCCGTGTGGGTGGACGTGGGTCGGCTGAACGACCCGGTACCTCCCCCCAACCGCCCTCCCCACCAGATGTGGGTGGCTTACAACATCGAATCACCCATACACTTTCTGGGCCACTTCTATTCCCCGGCCTGGAAGAGTGTCTTCAACCGAACCTTCAGCTACAGGACCGACTCGGACTTCTTCCGACCGTACGGCGACTTTGAGCTGCGGACTGAGCCGGCTTGGAAAAACTACACACAGATCATGCTGAACAAAACGAAACCCGTCGCATGGTTCGTCAGCAACTGTGGGACTTCAAGCAGGAGAGAGCAGTACGTTAACGCCATGAGGAAGCACATCGACATTGACGTCTACGGTAATTGCGGACAGTTCCACTGTCCCGGACTGGCAGAGGAAAAGTGTTTCAGGTTTTTGAACGACACCTACTATTTCTACCTGGCCTTTGAAAACTCCTACTGTGGGGACTACGTGACGGAGAAGCTGTTCAAGACGTACCGAAACCTGAACATCATCCCCGTAGTCCGTGGCGGCGTCAACTACACGCGCTACTTGCCCCCCAACACCTACCTGGACGCCGCAAACTTCTCCTCCCCTCAGCACCTGGCGCAGTACCTGAAGTCCCTGATGAAGGACGTCAACACCTACACGGGCATGCTGCGGACCAAGGACCACTTCTACACCTCCTACACCAGCTGGGTCAGACCCAACCTCAAGCCCTTCTGTCAGATGTGTCAAACCCTGCAGGTTTCGCCTCCCCCTACAAAGACCTACCCGGACATCCACGAGTGGACCAACAAGGGGAAGTGTTGGACCCCCTCTGACTTGTAG